CACACTTTAAAAAATGTGACATAAAAGTGCAACGTAATAAGACACATCTGCATAACATTCAGTCGTTTAATACAATTTTACAGTGTTCAGATGGGGAAATTATAAATGCAGTTTTTAAACATAATGGGTTTTTGTATTCCTGAATTTATGCTAAACCCGATCACACGGCGCAGAGGAAGGTCTTTGGACAAGGCGCTCGCTTTCTGAAAGAGTTACTCATTTGTGCAGCCCGCTCGCTCGCTCACTCCCAGTCGCCCGCTCTGTTTTATTTGCTGGTCCAAATTCACTGAGGACCTAAGCAAGGCTGGGAATCAGTCTGAGAAGACAGGTGCGACTTATGTGTGACACATTGTGCCTCTGCTCACTGCGATCTCACTTCATGCTATTTATAAACGGAGCAAGTCAGTTCATGTGTATAGTCGTGGCCGCCCACTCTATACTGTCCAGCCTGCAAATAAGCCATAAAGTAGCTGAAACACACGTACCCCTCAAGAGTGCCAGTTACAATGAGGGACCCTGTGAATTCAAGTTCGGATACACAAATATCTGGTGGATAAAAGACTTCGCCGCTCGTAAAAATAGGACATTTGCTTAAAAAGCTCTCCGTTTTCCCAATTCAGTTGGTTTGTGACTTCACATCCATTGCAGAAAAACATTGCTCCTTCAATTCTTTCGGCAAACAACTGCGCCGAGGTAAACGATGTGGATATTTTGTTTGAAGAAGTCTTCGGTTAAAATCACCATGACCACGTTTAATCAATCACCATGTTTAAGATCCCAGCCATCTCGCGTTTGAAACAAACAAACATCACAGCAAAATAACGCAGAGCGTCAAATGGGAACTTTTTTCCGTTTTTGTTTTCAGTCTCATAAGTTTCAATGCTGACCCCGGGTACAAAAAAAAATATTCCAAATAATTGCAAAATGAAATTGAATTGATTGCAACGCTCGTGTTGAAGGCTCGAAATCCCACAAAGTGGATGGAGGTGGAGACTCGGAACCGGCGATGTGCTTGAGGAAGTGCATGCTGAAAGGTTATCAATCAATCCGTCGAATAAATACTCAAGTAACCAGATGAGGAAGCATTTTTTTTTCCGACTGGGAGTCTGCACTATGGAGTTAAAGTTAGCCCCTACCCAAATCCCAGGTCATCACAAACCCGTGGAGCCTCAGCCTGTCGATTTCAGCACCTTGGACAGTTCAGCTGGACTGAGAACGCTGGCTTATCaaaacagacacacactcacacactcactcacacacactcacacacccatacatactcacacatacacacacaccctcactcacacacacacacacacacacacacaaatctaaTGTTACCAGAATTGGATGCACAGTGCAAGACTCCTGTAAACAGCCAAGCAAGATCCCATGATCAAACCAAGGATTCATTCACTTCCTTTTAAAAAAGTGCACAACTTATATATCAAAATAAAAAGAAATTAAAATCCAACCTTGTTCATCTGCTGCTGCTGGATGAAATAGGagataaatatatacatatatatatacatatacatacatatatatatatatatatatatatatatatatatatataaccaggTCCTTACAAGATTTCTTGAGGAGCTGCAATGTGTTGCTATTTGGGAGGTATGACGACGAGAGGTGAACCACGTTTAGGCCTCCACATTAAGACCTGTGCGTCGTTGGCGTTGGGTTTCACCAAGGCATTTGGAGGTATGGGTTCCATTCTAGGTAATATCCGTGGCTGTTCCTGTTGTGCCCTTCCAACAAGCCTGGCGCGGTATCCCAATGGGTTGATGGGATCCACCTCGATGTCAACGCGCATTCTCCATTTGATTGTCTGAAGGATAATCTTCTCTTTGCTGATGGTGTTCATGGCCACTAGCCACGTGGTGAAACTCTGGTCTCTTTTAATCCTGGTGAGCTGGGACACGTTGCTCTCGCTGACTGGCACTGCCCATGTCACACTCGGGTAAAAATTGTCATTCATACTGACTGAAAACCGAGAGACCCTGTTTATCGGGCCGACCAGCGTCACTGTTTCGGTCGTGTTGCCGTACCATGGATAGCTCACCCCGTCAGAGTCACTAATGGCCTTAACCCTGCCTTCTCGCAAGTCCGGCAGCTCCCAGCTGGACCTAGATAAAGATAAATGTAAGTGAGCATTATCTGCAGGCAACTAGAATTCACTCACCAAGAATTTACTACTGACGAATTCTTCCAACCAAATAACAAGTCGACATCTTAAATCAtgcgtagaaaagaactgcagatgctggtttaggcacaaagtgctgggagtaactcagcgggtcaggcagcatctctggagaaaaaggatgggtgacgtttcgggtcggggcccttcttcagactgaaatagaggggggagggaactagaggtaagaaaaggccacaacaaagcagggctgggaacagatgaccaaggaagggtggagcccataatggtccattgttggctggggaagaggtgccaATGAAGGGACCCATGGATGCGAattgtggaactagtaggatgaccagggtcgggggggggggggggggggaggagagagagagagagagagagagagagagagagagagagagagagagagagagagagagagagagagagagagagagagagagagagagagagagagagagagagagagagagaaagaatgcaAGGGGTATTCTAAAtttgaggaatcaatattcataccattgggctgaaagctgccctatTGAAATAATGTAATCGTTCAAAGTGTAACTGGACAAAGTGTGGTGCAGAGTTGGAATGTTGGAGGCTTGAACTTCAACTGAATTATTCGTGCAAGAATTCATAGTGAAGATATATTTAGACAATAAATATTGACAAtggggcaaagatagacacaaagtgctggagtacctcaacgggtccggcagcatcttctggagaaaatggataggctagtgacaatggggcatcttggtcagcatggacaagttgggctgaagggcctgcttccatgctgtatgattctataactccaCTATATTAAACGAGTATAAAACCATTATATTGGACAATCTTTGAGATCCTCTATCCCAGAGGCATGTGGATTCTCCACCCTTGATTATTTTTCAATGAACCTTTAGATACCAGGAGAATCCAAGGATAAGGAGGGAAAGTGAAGCTGAGGAACGATATCAACAATTTGcataagcacatggaagtgcagggaatagagggatatggatcttatacaggcagatgagatcagtttaacttatcatcatgttcagcacaaacactgtgggccgaagggcctattgctgtgctgtactgatgTATGTAATGTCTGTCAAAAGATTGGTACATTGTAGTTACAGGTGACCCTATTATGCTCCTAATTAAGAATAAAGACTTTGTGTTACAGTAGATGGACAATCACATTAAAACACTCTTCTAACATATTATTGGATATTGTGGCACGGCTATTTTCTCGTTGCTCTTTAATCCATGTTTATAATTATAAAGAACAAACAGCAAGAATCTTCTTCGAACATTTCATCAGTCCTACTACCTTtcagtgtataagaaaataactgcagatgctggtacaaatcgaaggtatttattcacaaaatgctggagtaactcagcaggtcaggcagcatctcaggagagaaggaatgggtgacgtttcgggtcgagacccttcttcagtctgaagaagggtctcgacccgaaacgtcacccattccttctctccctttcAGTGTAACTACTTTGACTGCATTTGGATGTACAGGAGGTAATGTCATGATGATTGGGCTATTTCATAATATTCTACATACAACATAttgacatagaacatagcacaatacagcacaggatcaaGCCCCTtgccccacaatgcctgtgccgaacataatgccaatacCAAATTGTATCCGTCAGCACATAATCCAAATTCTTCTATTCCCTACATTTTACATTTAACTATAATACTATTGTCAAGTGGTGTGAtttgaatattttttttgtttcttagttttgagatacggcacagtggtgcagtgttagagttactgccttacggcgccagagacccgggtgtgatcctgactacgggggctgtctgtacgatgtttgtgcgttctccccatgaccgcgtgggtttcctccggatgctctggtttcctcccacactccaaagacgtacaggtttgtggcttaattggctttggtaaaattgtaaattgttccttgtgtgtaggatagtgctagtgtatggagaaattggtggtcggcttggactcggtgggccagagggcctgtttccatgctgtttccctaaagtctaaagctgtaAAATGTATAATTCATTAAGCTGCCCATCGATGAATGTAAGTTGCAGTTGTCTTTGTTCAATTCCACAGAGAAGATCATTTGAATGCAAATGTAAATTATTTCAACCAAGCTCCTGTCTGCATTTTAAGTGCCTGAAGGTGCCTTCCAAAGAAAATTCGGCAGATTTATACTACCTCTTTGTCATAGCGTtctggagtcaaacagcatggaaacaggccctttggcccaacttgcccacactgaccaacatgcccaatttacattagtcccacctgcctacgtttggcccatatccctctaaacctatcctatccatgtacctgttttttaaaacgttgcgatagtacctgcctcatttttctcctctggcagctcattccatatacctatcacgctttgtgtaaaaatgttgccacttaggttcctattaaatctatcccccttcactttaaaccgatgtcctctggttgtcgatccctccactctgggtaaaagactgtgcatttacctgatcgactcctctcatgatcttatacactatttctctcatgatcttatgtctTTTCTCAGCTCTGCAACCTTCCTTGATGCCCACTTTGCTCCAAATATTGCCTCTGCACAATCCTTCCTTTTTATGTCTCACTCTTGATACCACTGTTCTCCTCTCTCTCGATGCTAAACGTTGCCGTTTTTTTTACCCAAGACAATATTCCCCATTTCTTTTCTTTGGGAGCTCCCATATACCCTACCTCTGTGATCTGTTGAACATTTACCAATATGCCTCCTTCCTTGGCTATTAATCACTTACtatctgtttatatttcagaaccatcaatggatccaaattcataagttattggagcagaattaggctacggcccatcgtctactccaccattcaatcacggctgatctatctttccctccaaaccccattctcttgccttctccccataacccctgactcccgtaccaatcaagaatatgttaatctctgtcttaaatttttccactgacttggcctccacagccatctgtgacactgaattccacagattcaccacccacttccATAACGATGTTAACTATGGAAGTTATTGTGCCCCCAATGTTATCCATTATAGGCTGCAGCTTTAGGAAGATCCTTGTGCTCATTTTTGGAGTACCAACCAAATCAAAGCTCCATAATTAATTGGTGGGGGAATAAATGAATTTGCCATATCTCATCACATCATTTCATTAGCAAGAACAATCCAAATAATATGCTTATGAGAAACAAAGAGAAAACTTGTGATAGATTATCAGACTCTGCTTTAATTGAAATTCCAAGAAAATAAAGTAATGAAGATATTTCCCAATGTATCTGTGATGGATTCAACGTCACGTTTCAATTCTGCAATGCCTTTAACTCAAACAGCAAAGAATGCAGATACATGGAAATAGACACTACTTGTAAATAGCGTAATGAGTGTAACCCAATGACATCTTGACTTGAGAACATAACAATGTTCCTTCATCATCAACTTCAGCTAAATTCTTGAACTCTCACTAGCACTGTTATAGTGGTTTGCACAGAAGTACACaacatgttagagtaactcagtgggtcaggcagcatcgctggagaacatggataggtgacgtttcggggttggTACCCCGGTCGTGGCACAGAAAGGGAgtttcaggggagggggcaaagaaagggaggagggagaaaggCGGTGTGTGCAAATTCTTCATAcaaactgtgtaagaaggaactgcagatgctggtttaaaccgaagatagacacaaaaagctggagtaactcagtgggacaggcagcgtctctggggagaaggaatgggcgacgtttcgggtcgagacccttcttcagactgaagtccagtctgaagaagggtctcgacccgaaacatcacccattccttctccccagagatgctgcctgtcccgctgagttactccagcgttttgtgtctatcttcatacaaacttcatacacaATGGCGGCTCACCCCTATCCTCACAAGAGCAATTAGGCATCTTCCAAGAAATGCCCACATGAAGCAAATAAATGATGAATGAAACTTATAACTATCATCTAGACCAAAGAGCATTTTACACTCTGTGATAGACACATCTCTTGCGTATCTCCAGCAAGGcactagacttttagactttagagatacagtgtggaaacaggctcttcagtccaccgtgtccgcaccgacctgcgatcaccccgtacactagcgctatcctacacccaagggccaatttacactttacaaacgccaattaacctacaaacccacacatcttttgggatgtgataggaaactggggcacctggaggaaatccacacagtcacagggagaatgtgcaaactccacacaggcagcacctgtggttaggattgaacccaggtctctgccgctgtgaggcagcaactctaccactgcgatgACCCAAAATATTGATACATTTACAAAGAACATAAATACAAGCCTAACCCTTAGTAATATGTGCACGCAATATGTTTGAAATCATTCTTTCATTCAAGAGATACGGGCTTCGCACAAAGTCGAAGTTTGTAAAGTCtgatgggagttctgtgagaccctctctcactactCCCCCTCTGTGCCAgaatttgtcccacccccacctctcctccagcttcctCTCCCCCTACTTtcaatcctgacccgaaacgttgcttaTCGGTGTTCTCTTcaggtgctgactgacccactgagttactccagcactttgcattttacaAAAAATATCATAATATCTTATCTCAACGCAAATTTTCAGGTGTTGAAATACAGTGAAATTTTACACAGATAAGCGTAACCCAATACACGAGGTTCACTATGATAGAAACCCATTCAGAAAAGATAGGTTCCATCAGGAACAGGGATGTTGTTAATCCTTGATTTAGATCAATGGAAGAAATTGATCAGTTCTCAATGAATTTGGCGACTTTCAAAGAAATTAATTTCCCTCACATTTTTATGCTTTCAATACGATGCTTTCTATTTGATTAAAACTGCTTTTTATTAATGCTGCTACATTAAGAAGCTTTTCACGGAACATTACAATTTGACCCCCTTCAAAGAAAACCAGAGGGAAAGTTCAGCTAAATCACTAACAAGCTTGAACGGCAATAAATGTTTGAATAAATTGTCGTGCAATAAAAGCACCAT
The sequence above is a segment of the Rhinoraja longicauda isolate Sanriku21f chromosome 11, sRhiLon1.1, whole genome shotgun sequence genome. Coding sequences within it:
- the LOC144597949 gene encoding protein FAM78B — translated: MGCIQSITCKSRIRRENIVVYDVSATIDQCPTVIEENSPIVLRYKTPYFKASARVVMPSVPRNEMWVVGWIQACNQMEFFNTYSDLGMSSWELPDLREGRVKAISDSDGVSYPWYGNTTETVTLVGPINRVSRFSVSMNDNFYPSVTWAVPVSESNVSQLTRIKRDQSFTTWLVAMNTISKEKIILQTIKWRMRVDIEVDPINPLGYRARLVGRAQQEQPRILPRMEPIPPNALVKPNANDAQVLMWRPKRGSPLVVIPPK